Within Halomicrobium urmianum, the genomic segment CGACACCGGGCCTTCAACCGAATCACTCGACGTATCTCGCGACTCGCGCCATCCCCGCATCGAGATGGTAGGAGTTGTGTCCGTGGAACGACCTTCGGTCGGGGTCGTCGTCGCGGAAGCCGACCGCTGGTCAGGAGTCCCTCGTACGGCGTCCGAACGTCGCTCATCGACGTCGGTGCCCGGTAGCGGACCGGCACGGCCCGCGAGCGCTCCGAGAGTGGCCGCCCCCGTCAGCGGGAGGGCCTACGGACGGGCGGGCTCTGTCCTCTAGGCGGCACAGTTGTTCGGCCCCAGTTCGAGTTCCGTCGCCTCGCCCTCGTCGTCGACGGACTCTTTGCCGGTGTTGACGGCGATGACCGTCTCGTAGTTCGGGGGCTTCTCCGGGGCGTCCTCGGTCAACCGCTCGACGAACGCGTCGCGGTCGAGCCCGAGGAAGTCGAGTTCCTCGCGCAGGTTGCCGAGCCGGGCCTCGATGGGGTCGCCGGGCGAGCCGTTCTCGTAGCGCCCGTCGTTCGTGACCGTGAGGTGGCCCGGCAGAATCCGCGTGTCGTCCGGGAGGTCGAGGATCGTCTCGTGGAGCGAGTCGTACAGCAGTTCCGCTCCGCGCGAGGCGTCGTCCTCGCCGAACTGGAGTTCCGTCCGGCCGACGGAGTCGACGAACAGCGTGTCGCCGGTCAACAGGAGTTCGCCGTCGACGAGGTAGCTCATCATCTCCGAGGTGTGCCCCGGCGTGTGGAGGGCCTCGATCTCGACGTCACCGACTTCGATAGTGTCCCCGTCTGACACCGGTTCGTACTCGTACTCGACGTCGCGTTCACTGGCCCGCTCGCCGAGGTGATAGGGAACCCCGATATCGTCGGCGAGGGCCGGACTCCCGGAGATGTGATCGGCGTGGACGTGCGTGTCGAGGACGCGCGCAATCGAGAGCCCGACGTCCTGGGCGGCGACTTTGAACTGGTCGGCCTGTCTGGTCGCGTCGACGACGACGGCCTCCTGCGCCGCTTTCGAGCCGACAACGTAGCCGAGACAGCCCTTCGCTCGGCGCTGGACCTGCCGAACGACGAGATCGTCGCTGGACGTCTCGATGGGGACGACCTCGTAGACTTTACTCCACTCCTCCATCCCGCCGGTGACGGCCGAGACGTCCTCGTACCCCTTCTCGTCCAGCTTGATCGCGAACGGCGTCGACGTCAGGCCCTTCCCGCAGATAGCGACCACCGGCTGGCCGTCGACCAGTTCGTCCACCTCGTTCAGCTGGTCCTCGCTCAACCCCTCGTCAGGGTCGTAGGGAACGTTCTCCGCGTCGCGCACGTGCCAGGCCTCGAAGCTGTCTTCGGGACGCGTGTCGATGAGCGTGAACTGTTCGTCGGCGTCGATCCTGTCCGCGAGTTGTTCCGCAGTGATGTTCTCGACCATCGTATCTCACCTGTGTAGTCTCTGGTTCGCCGTTCGTCGGATCCGCCGCGAGCGCCGTGGTCGTCTAGCGCTTCCGGTTCCGCCCGTCTTCGGGGAAGGCGTTCCCACGGGGAATCATGGACGTCTCGCAGTAGGCCTCACCGGCCTGATAGTCGACGCCCGGTTGGATGAATGGGTACGGCCCGTCTGCGGGCGTGTTCTGCGCCCGGCCGCCGTCGTCTGCGGGCTCGATCAGCCCCGTCACCTCGTAGTCGACGGGGGAGTGGTCGTCGAGGTACTCGACGATGACGTCGATCGGTATCGTACCCTCCTCGACCTCGACGTCCCGGAACGGAAACCCGCAGTTGCCGAGGTCGCGCTCTGGGTCGCCGGGACGGCGGAACGTCGCCACCGAGTACGTCTCCTCGGGATCGATCGGTTCGCCGTCGATTCGCATCTCGACGAGGCGACGGCCGCGCTTGGCGGTCGGGTCGACGGTCACCTCAACGTTCGAGGAGAAGTTGCGGACCCGACCGTCTTCCTGGTCGTATGGGTAGGGAGTGAAGTTGTCTTCGAGGAACTCCTCCATGTGGTTCGTGAGTTGCTGGCCGTACGCGACGCCGCGGGCGACGGGCGTCGTCATCGGGAAGAACGTGTACAGCTGACCGAGCGTGATGTCGCCGGGCGGGATAGCGGTCCCGTACCGGAACCCGTGTGAGACGGCGAGGTCGGTGTCGAAGTGCGCCTGCAGTGCGTCGTTGAACAGCGTGTTCCACGCGCTCTCGAGGAACGACTGCCGGTAGAGTGGTTTTTCCGTCCGGCCGACGACCGCGTCCAGCGGTCGATCGAGCGTCCCAGCCCCCCGCTCGAATCCCGGGTCGGACTCGAAGAAGGGCGCACGCACGGCTTCGACTGTCTCCTCCGCATCGGCGTCCGGTTCCGGGGTGTGCTCGCCGTCCTCGGTCAGACAGTAGAGGTGGTGACGGAACTGCACCTCCCCGTCTCGAACTCGGAGGTCCACGCGGCCGAGCGCCTCGCCCATGCCCGACTCGACGACGACCGTTTCGGTCTCCTCGACGACGATCGGGTCGTAGGTGTACTCGTGGGTGTGCGCGCTGAACATCACGTCCACGCTCGCACAGTCCTTTGCGGCCTGGACCATCCACGGGAGGCCGATCTCGGTGACCGCGACCACGACGTCGACGCCGTCCTCGCGGGCGGCCTGTGCGGACTCTTCGAGGAGTGCGGGGTGCTTGCCGAAGCGGTACTTCCCCTCGTAGAACGCGGGCGCCATCCGGTCGACGTAGACGTTCGTCATCCCGACGACGCCCACGGAGAGTCCGCCGACTTCGAGGACGCTGTACGCGTCGTACAACCGCTCGTCGGTCTCCCAGTCGTAGAGGTTGTTCGCGAGAATCGGGGCGTCGAGACCGTCCATCAGTTCCACGAAGTTGCCGTCCTCGGCGGCCTCGTTCGAGTAATCCCAGTTGCCGGGAACGTAGACGTCGGGCGCAACGTGCTCGTTGATGGGGGCGAGCATCGCTCGCCCGTCGGTGTAGGTGGTCACGGCGGAGCCGTGGAAGGTGTCACCGCTCATCAGCGTACAGACGTCGTAGCTCTCGCGGAGCTCGTCGAGCTTGGCTGCGAGCAGTGGGATCCCGCCGCCGCGCTCGACGACGCGGTCGTCGTCCCCGAAGTCGAAGTCCGGCCTCGACGTCTGATTGTCGTAGTAGACCTGATGGCGCGGCGATAGCTGTCCGTGGAGGTCGCTGACGTGCGCGAAGACCGCGTCGGGAGCGCCCGCGTCGTCGCCGGTAGCGTCACCGTCGAGGGACTTCCACTCGGCGATGGACGTCTCGTTCCCGTTCATCGTGGGGCGGTTGCAGGTACGCCCTCCGACCGTTCAAGACTTGTGCCTAATTTTGAAAGTACCGTACAACGCCATCTGCCGACACTGTCTCACCGAGATCAGACTCCACGTCTGCGAAGCACTACTCCAGTGCCGGGAACGGAAACGAGTGAATAGTTTCAATTTCTACTATAAGTCTGGACGCCGTAGTATTGTCTGCAAAGATGCACGGACCGAACCGATCCCGGAGACGGTACCGATGACGAGTAACTGGGTAACGACGGGGCTGTCTTCGGTCGTCATCCTCGTCGCGTCCGTGGTTCACGGTATTGCTGGCTTCGGTTTCGCGCAGGTGTCGATGGGACTGATGCCGCTGTTTCGGTCGCCCTCGAGCGCGTCGATCATCTTCACGGCGACGGCGGTGGTGAGCAACGCCCGCGTCTGGTGGAGCGTCCGGGACGCGTTCGACTGGCGAAAGTGGATCGTCCCCGTCGGCGGGCTCGTCGTCGGGATGCCGCTCGGTATCTACGTGTTCAGTCGGTTCGACGAGGCGCAGATGCGCGTCGCCATCGGGGCCGTCCTCGTGGTAGCGGTCGTCGTCGTGGGAGCGACTCAGCAACTCGACGTCGTCACGGACTGGATCGAAGCGAGAGACTACCGACCGGGGAAGATTATCGGTGCGACGGCTGGTCTCCTCGCGGGGATTTTCGGCGGTGCCGTCGCCGTTCCCGGCCCGCCGATGATCGTTTACGGGGCGTTCATGTCGGCCAGCGGGTTCTGGAGCGACGAAGAGATGAAGGCCACGTTCACCGCCTTCTTCGGAACGCTCATGCTGTATCGGCTGGGGAGTCTCACGTATACCGGGTCGGTGACGACGCCACTGATGATCGAGGCCGCCGTCGCGATTCCGATGGTGTTCCTCGGTGCCTGGGTCGGCGTGTACATCTTCGACCACATCCCCGAGCGCATCTTCCAGTGGCTCGTGCTGGTACTGCTGACCGTGAACGCGTTCGTCCTCCTGTTCACGGCAGTTCCGGAACTCTGACCGCATTCAGCTGTCCTCTGTACGAGGACTTCGGCCCTCCCGCTACGTGCTACGCTGGTTGTGACCAGAAGGCAGCGTCGTACCGGCGCTGATCCGTGTGCTCTCCGGACGCCGGTCGGGTGCTCATCGCGTTCCGACGGCTCTCGGCGTATTTCCGGAGGATCACGGCACAGACCTGGCAGCGATCGTCATCGTGGTTCTCACGTCCTTCGGCGCATTCGAGGCGGACAGGGCCGCAAACGCGGCGTGGAACGTTCTCCCTCGCGGCCTCGACGCCGCAGGAGTGGGACGCCCCGAACCAGCGGCCGCAGAATCGCACATCGGTTCTGACGGGCTGCGGAAATCGCTTCGCGATTTTCGAACGCCCGTGGAGATTGCGCGCCCCGCGGACGCCCGGGCATCTGCAAAGCGCGTTCGTGAGATGTGATCTCACGGGCTGTCAGACGCAGTCTGATACCGTCGTGAGAGCGGGAAGCCCTGTCCTCACAGAGCGAACGGCGTCAGCCGTGAGCGAGCAGGGCAGGGTCGTTCACCGGAATCGGCCGAGCAGCTCGTAATCGTGATCCGGAGTGTACCGGCGGAACAGCAGACTGTTCGACAGCACCGACACGCTCGAGAAGGCCATCGCGCCGGCGGCGAGCACGGGCTGGAGCAGCCCGAGTGAAGCCAGCGGGATCATCGCCGTGTTGTAGCCGAGCGCCCACACGAGGTTCTGCTTGATCTTCTGGAGCGTCGCGTCCGAGATGCGGATGGCCTTCACCACGTCGAGCGGGTCGTCACGCATCAGCGTCACGTCCGCCGCTTCGATGGCGACGTCCGTCCCGCTCCCGATAGCGGTCCCGACGGTCGCGACCGCGAGCGCGGGCGCGTCGTTGACGCCGTCGCCCACCATCATCGCCTTGCGACCGTCGCCCTGAATGGCCTCGA encodes:
- a CDS encoding MBL fold metallo-hydrolase: MVENITAEQLADRIDADEQFTLIDTRPEDSFEAWHVRDAENVPYDPDEGLSEDQLNEVDELVDGQPVVAICGKGLTSTPFAIKLDEKGYEDVSAVTGGMEEWSKVYEVVPIETSSDDLVVRQVQRRAKGCLGYVVGSKAAQEAVVVDATRQADQFKVAAQDVGLSIARVLDTHVHADHISGSPALADDIGVPYHLGERASERDVEYEYEPVSDGDTIEVGDVEIEALHTPGHTSEMMSYLVDGELLLTGDTLFVDSVGRTELQFGEDDASRGAELLYDSLHETILDLPDDTRILPGHLTVTNDGRYENGSPGDPIEARLGNLREELDFLGLDRDAFVERLTEDAPEKPPNYETVIAVNTGKESVDDEGEATELELGPNNCAA
- a CDS encoding 5'-nucleotidase C-terminal domain-containing protein, which encodes MNGNETSIAEWKSLDGDATGDDAGAPDAVFAHVSDLHGQLSPRHQVYYDNQTSRPDFDFGDDDRVVERGGGIPLLAAKLDELRESYDVCTLMSGDTFHGSAVTTYTDGRAMLAPINEHVAPDVYVPGNWDYSNEAAEDGNFVELMDGLDAPILANNLYDWETDERLYDAYSVLEVGGLSVGVVGMTNVYVDRMAPAFYEGKYRFGKHPALLEESAQAAREDGVDVVVAVTEIGLPWMVQAAKDCASVDVMFSAHTHEYTYDPIVVEETETVVVESGMGEALGRVDLRVRDGEVQFRHHLYCLTEDGEHTPEPDADAEETVEAVRAPFFESDPGFERGAGTLDRPLDAVVGRTEKPLYRQSFLESAWNTLFNDALQAHFDTDLAVSHGFRYGTAIPPGDITLGQLYTFFPMTTPVARGVAYGQQLTNHMEEFLEDNFTPYPYDQEDGRVRNFSSNVEVTVDPTAKRGRRLVEMRIDGEPIDPEETYSVATFRRPGDPERDLGNCGFPFRDVEVEEGTIPIDVIVEYLDDHSPVDYEVTGLIEPADDGGRAQNTPADGPYPFIQPGVDYQAGEAYCETSMIPRGNAFPEDGRNRKR
- a CDS encoding sulfite exporter TauE/SafE family protein, translated to MTSNWVTTGLSSVVILVASVVHGIAGFGFAQVSMGLMPLFRSPSSASIIFTATAVVSNARVWWSVRDAFDWRKWIVPVGGLVVGMPLGIYVFSRFDEAQMRVAIGAVLVVAVVVVGATQQLDVVTDWIEARDYRPGKIIGATAGLLAGIFGGAVAVPGPPMIVYGAFMSASGFWSDEEMKATFTAFFGTLMLYRLGSLTYTGSVTTPLMIEAAVAIPMVFLGAWVGVYIFDHIPERIFQWLVLVLLTVNAFVLLFTAVPEL